The genomic region AAGGATTTCCGGAACCATATTTGAAATATCCATTACGGAAAAGCGCAACGTGCCCCCCTTGTTTAACGGCATTCGTTTGAAGCCCCAGGACAATGTAATTTACAAATTCGCCGAAGAGGAGCATCGACATTGCACCCACGGCAATTGCGGAAATGGTCATCAGGGATCGCCTGGTATTTCGGAAAATATTACGGAAGGCGGTTTTGAGAAGAAGGTTCATTTAGTCTCCGATCTGCGCTCGACAAGCTCCCCGTCCCGAACGACGAAAACTTCCTGGGCATGAGAGATCAGCTGTGGATCATGGGTTGAAAAAAGAAACGTCGCGCCCTGCTCTTCCCTAACCCGATGCATGATCTCAATAATCGCGGCTCCGGTCTTGCTATCGAGATTGGCTGTGGGTTCGTCCGCAATCACCAGTCCGGGACCCTTGACCAACGCCCTTGCAATGGCCACGCGTTGCCGCTGTCCGCCGCTAAGCTGATTGGGACGGTGATCCGCATGTCGATCTAATCCTACGGATTCGAGTATTTTCAGGGTCCTTCTTTGACGTTCCAGCTTGGGCAGCCCCAGGAGGATTAAAGGGTATTCCACGTTCTCGTAGGCGCTCAGGACCGGAATTAAGTTAAAACTTTGAAAGATAAACGAAATGTTCCGCGCGCGAAACTCTGAAATCTGGTTGTCCGTAAGCTCGGCGATCGGTTGACCGAAGATGCGAATGCTCCCTTCCGTCGGGAGGTCAAGGCCTCCTACAAGATTTAGAAGCGTTGTCTTCCCGCTTCCGGAGGGGCCCAGGATCATTGAGAACCGATTACGAGGAATTTCAAGGCTAATGGTCTTGAGGGCTGGCACGCGAATCTCTCCGGATTGATAAATTTTGGAAACGCGATCAAAAATCACCGCCGGGGCGGTGGCCCGGTTGTCATCGGGAGTCTGAATTCCAGCTTGCA from Nitrospirota bacterium harbors:
- a CDS encoding ABC transporter ATP-binding protein — translated: MSEGILQAGIQTPDDNRATAPAVIFDRVSKIYQSGEIRVPALKTISLEIPRNRFSMILGPSGSGKTTLLNLVGGLDLPTEGSIRIFGQPIAELTDNQISEFRARNISFIFQSFNLIPVLSAYENVEYPLILLGLPKLERQRRTLKILESVGLDRHADHRPNQLSGGQRQRVAIARALVKGPGLVIADEPTANLDSKTGAAIIEIMHRVREEQGATFLFSTHDPQLISHAQEVFVVRDGELVERRSETK